One segment of Bdellovibrionota bacterium DNA contains the following:
- a CDS encoding enoyl-CoA hydratase-related protein, whose product MTGALVNTRKDGGVTIVEMNDPPANTYTHEMMIELDKAILEFRMDDEAHVMLLTGHGEKFFSAGANIKMLSDVTPTFKYYFCLHANETLNRLEHTPKLTIAALNGHTVGGGLEIAMACDLRIAKKGGGKIGLPEITLGVLPGTGGTQRLSRIVGKSKAIEMMISGQNMEFEEAMKLGIVNSVYENDGFLDRVVAYGKQYCPPNKASKAVGRIKRSVQSGWEIPFESALTLERELQQQLFQSDDAKEGLNAYIQKRTPRFKGA is encoded by the coding sequence ATGACCGGAGCGTTGGTGAACACACGAAAGGACGGCGGCGTGACGATCGTCGAAATGAACGATCCTCCCGCGAATACGTATACCCACGAAATGATGATTGAATTGGATAAAGCTATCCTCGAATTTCGGATGGACGACGAAGCGCACGTCATGCTGCTTACCGGTCACGGCGAAAAATTCTTCTCCGCCGGAGCCAACATCAAAATGCTTTCGGACGTGACGCCGACGTTCAAGTATTACTTTTGCCTTCACGCGAACGAAACGCTCAATCGTTTGGAACATACGCCGAAACTGACGATCGCCGCGCTGAACGGCCATACGGTGGGAGGCGGGCTTGAGATCGCCATGGCCTGCGACCTTCGCATCGCCAAAAAAGGCGGCGGGAAAATCGGCCTTCCGGAAATAACTCTGGGGGTTCTGCCCGGAACGGGGGGAACGCAGCGTCTTTCAAGAATCGTGGGAAAGTCGAAGGCCATCGAGATGATGATTTCCGGCCAGAACATGGAATTTGAAGAGGCGATGAAACTCGGGATCGTCAATTCGGTTTACGAGAATGACGGATTCCTGGACCGGGTGGTTGCATACGGGAAGCAATATTGCCCGCCCAACAAAGCTTCTAAAGCCGTCGGTCGGATCAAACGGTCGGTCCAAAGCGGGTGGGAGATACCGTTTGAGTCGGCGCTAACCCTTGAGCGCGAACTTCAACAACAGCTTTTTCAGTCGGATGACGCCAAGGAAGGCTTAAACGCCTACATTCAGAAGCGGACGCCGCGGTTTAAAGGCGCGTGA
- a CDS encoding type II toxin-antitoxin system HicA family toxin, which translates to MKVPSLKPRDLKKLAEEHGWKHARTSGGHWIMTKEGYRSVPISSHVGEFPRSFVRVILKQLGIKWKVGE; encoded by the coding sequence ATGAAAGTTCCATCGTTGAAACCCCGCGATCTTAAAAAGCTGGCGGAGGAGCACGGCTGGAAACATGCCCGGACATCGGGAGGTCACTGGATAATGACGAAAGAAGGCTATCGCTCCGTTCCGATTTCGAGTCATGTGGGAGAGTTCCCACGGTCGTTTGTTAGGGTGATCCTCAAGCAGTTAGGAATCAAATGGAAGGTAGGAGAATGA
- a CDS encoding deoxyhypusine synthase family protein: MSNPPITTFMKTHFRHFNAARVVEASEAYKHHLDRGGKMFLALAGAMSTAELGISLAEMIRKGKIHAISCTGANLEEDLFNLVAHEHYVKLPNYRELTPKDEEKLLGRGLNRVTDTCIPEEEAMRRIENIIADEWETADKKGESYFPHEFVYRVVNEGKLKKNYQIDPQASWVVAAAEKNIPLFVPGWEDSTLGNFFAARCISKKIKNPRCMRSGIETMMELSDWYSKASRENSIGFFQIGGGIAGDFPICVVPMLHQDLKKTNIPVWGYFCQISDSTTSYGSYSGAVPNEKITWGKLASDTPRFIIESDATIVAPLVFAYVLGW, encoded by the coding sequence ATGAGCAACCCACCGATCACCACATTCATGAAAACGCATTTTCGGCACTTCAACGCCGCTCGCGTCGTTGAAGCGTCGGAAGCGTACAAACACCACCTCGACCGGGGTGGCAAGATGTTTTTGGCCTTGGCGGGTGCGATGAGCACGGCTGAGCTGGGGATCTCGCTGGCCGAAATGATCCGGAAAGGGAAAATTCACGCGATTTCCTGCACCGGAGCGAATCTTGAGGAAGATCTTTTCAACCTCGTCGCGCATGAACATTACGTAAAACTTCCGAACTACCGGGAGCTCACCCCGAAAGATGAGGAAAAATTATTGGGCCGGGGGCTCAACCGGGTCACGGACACCTGCATCCCGGAAGAAGAGGCGATGCGCCGAATCGAGAACATCATCGCCGACGAATGGGAAACCGCCGATAAGAAAGGGGAGTCCTATTTCCCGCACGAATTTGTCTATCGAGTTGTCAACGAAGGGAAACTGAAAAAGAATTACCAGATCGATCCGCAAGCGAGCTGGGTTGTCGCGGCCGCCGAGAAAAACATCCCCCTCTTCGTACCCGGGTGGGAAGATTCCACGCTCGGGAATTTTTTCGCCGCCCGTTGTATTTCGAAAAAGATCAAGAATCCCCGATGCATGCGCTCCGGAATCGAGACGATGATGGAACTTTCCGACTGGTATTCCAAAGCGAGCCGGGAGAATTCCATCGGATTTTTCCAGATTGGCGGAGGCATCGCCGGAGATTTCCCGATCTGCGTCGTCCCGATGCTTCACCAGGATCTCAAAAAGACGAATATCCCGGTGTGGGGCTATTTCTGTCAGATCAGCGACTCGACCACGAGTTACGGTTCGTATTCCGGCGCCGTTCCGAACGAAAAGATCACATGGGGGAAGCTCGCCTCCGACACCCCCCGATTCATCATCGAATCGGATGCCACGATCGTGGCCCCGTTGGTTTTCGCGTACGTGCTGGGTTGGTAA
- a CDS encoding thiolase family protein, giving the protein MTHDIVIVGAGRTPIGKFGGGLASLSAAQLGGSVGCSTISVSGITPDKINLCIFGHARQAGGGPNTARRIVRLAGLSDAVPAYTVNQACASGLRAIVNAAQSIQTGEAEVVLAGGTESMSNTPYLLTGARWGYRMGHSEVVDGMYRDGFLCPLCGMVMGETAEKLVRQEGITRADQDAYAAESQKKWLAADQSGRWNREIAPVEVAAKGGIKMVTKDEHPRPDSTVESMAKLPPVFVKDGSVHAGNSSGITDGAAACIVTTAEKAKKLGLKPMARLVAHATVGVDPSIMGIGPVSAVEKLLAKTQLKLREIDLIELNEAFAGQVLACAKHLELDLSKVNVSGGAIALGHPIGATGARIVTTLLHEMEILNAKRGIATLCVSGGMGIAALFER; this is encoded by the coding sequence GTGACCCACGATATCGTCATTGTCGGGGCAGGCCGAACGCCGATCGGTAAGTTCGGCGGGGGTTTGGCCTCCCTGTCTGCAGCGCAACTAGGCGGAAGTGTCGGATGCAGCACAATTTCCGTTTCCGGAATCACGCCTGACAAAATAAACCTCTGTATTTTCGGCCATGCCCGACAGGCGGGAGGTGGCCCAAATACCGCCCGCCGAATTGTTCGTCTCGCAGGCTTATCCGATGCGGTTCCGGCGTATACGGTCAATCAGGCTTGTGCCTCCGGACTTCGGGCCATTGTAAACGCGGCTCAGTCGATTCAAACCGGCGAGGCTGAAGTGGTTTTAGCCGGCGGAACGGAATCGATGTCGAACACGCCGTACCTTCTCACGGGCGCCCGATGGGGTTACCGGATGGGCCATTCGGAAGTCGTCGACGGAATGTACCGCGATGGATTTCTTTGCCCGCTCTGCGGAATGGTGATGGGGGAGACTGCGGAGAAGCTGGTCCGCCAAGAAGGGATCACTCGGGCGGATCAAGATGCGTATGCCGCCGAAAGCCAGAAAAAATGGCTCGCCGCGGATCAGTCGGGCCGTTGGAATCGGGAAATCGCGCCGGTCGAAGTCGCCGCAAAGGGCGGGATAAAGATGGTCACGAAGGATGAACATCCCCGGCCGGACTCCACTGTGGAATCGATGGCGAAACTTCCCCCGGTCTTCGTCAAGGACGGTTCGGTCCATGCCGGGAATTCCTCCGGAATTACGGATGGCGCAGCGGCATGCATCGTGACTACGGCGGAAAAGGCTAAGAAGTTAGGTCTGAAGCCGATGGCTCGTCTTGTGGCCCACGCCACGGTCGGCGTTGATCCGTCGATCATGGGGATCGGTCCGGTCTCGGCCGTCGAGAAACTTCTGGCCAAGACGCAGTTAAAGCTCAGAGAAATCGACCTCATTGAACTCAACGAAGCCTTTGCGGGACAGGTTTTGGCCTGCGCCAAACATCTCGAGCTCGATTTGTCGAAGGTAAATGTCTCCGGCGGGGCCATCGCCCTCGGTCATCCGATCGGCGCTACGGGGGCTCGTATCGTCACAACGCTTCTTCACGAGATGGAAATTCTGAACGCCAAGCGCGGAATCGCCACGTTGTGCGTGAGCGGCGGAATGGGGATCGCCGCTTTGTTTGAGCGCTAA
- a CDS encoding type II toxin-antitoxin system HicB family antitoxin: MMYFEAKIRKEGKGYRVTFPGLPNVFTYAESFDCALTSAREALEGCLLEDLNRGLDLPVPRRYSRKRETHLIPVSLEIGIALLLRKLRREKGWTTRLVANKLRISRQAYEKLERGTGNPSVETLERTLAVFGVKAQIQVQPLLSSDVRRAA, from the coding sequence ATGATGTATTTCGAGGCGAAAATTCGGAAAGAAGGAAAGGGATATCGGGTAACTTTCCCCGGCCTCCCCAATGTCTTTACCTACGCGGAGTCATTCGATTGTGCGTTAACGTCGGCCCGCGAGGCGCTGGAAGGGTGTCTGCTCGAAGACCTGAACCGTGGTCTTGATCTGCCGGTTCCTCGCCGGTACTCCAGAAAACGGGAAACTCATCTTATTCCCGTATCTCTTGAAATTGGTATCGCTCTTCTTTTGCGAAAGCTGCGTCGAGAGAAGGGATGGACGACCCGACTCGTAGCTAACAAGTTAAGAATTTCAAGACAGGCGTATGAAAAATTGGAGCGAGGTACGGGAAATCCGTCCGTTGAAACACTGGAGAGGACCCTCGCCGTTTTCGGCGTCAAAGCACAGATTCAAGTTCAACCGTTACTTTCAAGCGACGTTCGACGTGCCGCATGA
- a CDS encoding aldehyde dehydrogenase family protein, with protein sequence MTARKLLIGGKWVDSSSGKTFPTINPATEEKITDIAEATVEDVDRAVKAARAALEGPWGSMSAKDRGKIVWKIGELLMHKVDEVASLETADNGKPIFESRYIDVPVTADCFQYYAGWATKFCGETIPIGPNSFNYTLREPIGVVAAITPWNFPLLLAAWKVAPALAMGNTVILKPASWTPLTALKLGEICQEAGLPDGVMNVITGPGGTIGMALANHPGVDKIAFTGETNTGKSIMKSGADTLKKISLELGGKSPNVVFADADLDAAAKGASIGIFYGKGEVCAAGSRLFVEAKVHEQFMDKLLSRVEKLQPADPMDPKTRMGAIVAKKQMDKVLEYIDIGKKEGAKLVSGGESVKVGGKGYYLKPTVFDQVDNKMRIAQEEIFGPVLATIPFNDVDDAVAKANDTIYGLASAVWTRDIKKAHAFAKKVKAGTVWINTYNQYDAASPFGGYKQSGYGRELGIQALEMYTQTKTVWVDLT encoded by the coding sequence ATGACGGCCCGAAAACTCTTGATCGGCGGCAAGTGGGTCGATTCGTCGTCGGGGAAGACGTTTCCCACGATCAATCCCGCCACGGAAGAAAAAATCACCGATATCGCCGAGGCTACGGTGGAGGATGTGGATCGGGCGGTGAAGGCGGCGCGGGCTGCATTGGAAGGGCCCTGGGGGTCCATGAGCGCCAAAGATCGGGGAAAGATTGTTTGGAAGATCGGCGAGCTTCTCATGCACAAAGTCGACGAAGTCGCCTCTCTGGAGACCGCAGACAACGGGAAGCCGATTTTTGAATCCCGATACATCGACGTCCCGGTAACGGCCGACTGTTTTCAGTATTACGCGGGCTGGGCGACGAAGTTCTGCGGCGAGACGATCCCGATCGGACCGAACTCGTTCAATTACACGCTTCGCGAACCGATCGGCGTCGTGGCGGCGATTACGCCTTGGAATTTTCCGTTACTCCTAGCGGCCTGGAAGGTGGCGCCGGCGCTGGCGATGGGGAATACGGTCATTCTGAAGCCGGCGTCCTGGACGCCTCTGACGGCGCTTAAACTCGGGGAGATCTGCCAAGAAGCCGGCCTCCCCGATGGCGTGATGAACGTCATCACCGGTCCGGGCGGAACGATCGGCATGGCTCTGGCGAATCACCCGGGCGTCGACAAAATTGCGTTTACGGGGGAAACCAACACCGGCAAGTCGATCATGAAATCGGGGGCGGATACGCTTAAGAAAATCTCCCTCGAATTGGGCGGCAAGTCACCGAACGTTGTCTTTGCCGACGCCGATCTGGACGCCGCGGCCAAGGGGGCGTCGATCGGAATTTTCTACGGCAAAGGCGAAGTCTGCGCCGCGGGTTCGCGCCTTTTTGTGGAAGCGAAAGTGCATGAACAGTTTATGGATAAGCTTTTGTCCCGCGTTGAAAAGTTGCAGCCGGCGGATCCGATGGATCCAAAGACGCGGATGGGAGCCATCGTCGCCAAGAAACAGATGGATAAAGTGCTGGAGTACATCGACATCGGCAAGAAAGAGGGGGCCAAATTGGTCTCCGGTGGAGAGTCGGTCAAGGTCGGAGGGAAGGGGTACTACCTGAAGCCGACGGTCTTTGATCAGGTCGACAACAAGATGAGGATCGCTCAAGAGGAGATCTTTGGTCCGGTGCTGGCGACGATTCCGTTCAATGACGTGGACGACGCCGTGGCCAAGGCGAACGATACGATTTACGGCTTGGCTTCCGCGGTATGGACGCGCGACATCAAGAAGGCGCACGCGTTTGCAAAAAAGGTGAAAGCCGGGACCGTTTGGATCAATACGTACAATCAGTACGATGCGGCGTCGCCGTTCGGAGGTTACAAGCAGTCGGGCTACGGACGCGAATTGGGAATTCAGGCTCTGGAGATGTACACGCAAACGAAAACGGTTTGGGTCGATTTGACGTGA